A segment of the Streptomyces sp. NBC_00376 genome:
GTTCGCGGACCGGTCCGGCGCCGAGCAGCGCCTTGGCGGTGACCGTGCCGGGCAGCCCGGAGGCCATCATCGCCTCGGCGAGCGGGAGGACCAGGAGGTTGAGCCGGGCGGCCCGCGCGGTGTCCCCGGCGTCGAACGCGTCCAGGACCGCCCGCAGCGCACGGGGCGCCACATTGGCGACGGTGCTGACATAGCCCGCCGCGCCCACCGCGTACAGCGGCAGATTCAGCTCCTCGCAGCCCGAGTAGTACGCCAGCGAGGTCGCGCCGATCACCTTCGTGGAGCCCAGCAGGTCGTACGCGCAGTCCTTCACGGCCACGATGCGCGGGTGCTCCGCGAGCCGCAGCAGGGTCTCCGGCTCGATGCGGGTGCCGGTGCGGCCGGGGATGTCGTACAGCATCAGCGGGAGGCCGCTCGCGTCGGCGACACTCCGGAAATGCGCCTCGACGGCGGGCTGCGGCGGCCGGCTGTAGTACGGCGTCACCACCAACAGGCCGTCCGCGCCCGCCTGTTCGGCCTGCCGGGCGAGGGCGATGGTGTGCCGGGTGTCCGCGCTGCCGACCCCGGCGACGATCGGCACACCGTCGCCGACCGCCGCCCGGACCGCCCGCAGCAGCGCGGTCTTCTCGGCGTCGGTGGTGGTCGGGGACTCGCCGGTGGTGCCGCTGAGCACCAGTCCGTCGCAGCCGTCGGCGACCAGGGCGGCGGCATGCTTCCCGGCCGCGTCCGGATCCAGCTCGCCGGAGTCGGTGAACGGCGTGATCATGGCGCAGAGCGCGCGTCTGAAGGGGGCCACTGGTGAGGTCATCCCCGAAGTGTCGGCCGACCGGACCGTGAAGGTCCACTTAGATCTGCTTGGGGTGAGCGGCAAGCAGGGCTGAACAGTCGCGGGTCCGTGCCCACGGGTCTGGCATGATCGAACGACTGTACGGCAGGCCGGGATCGGGGTGGGTGCGTGAGCATGCGAGGACTGACGTGGGCGGGGACCGGGAGACGGGGGCCGCTGGCGGCCGGGCTGCTGGCCGGGGTGCTGGGGCTGACGCTCTCCGGATGCGCCGGGTTCCTCGTGCCGGCGGGCGAGGGCGAGCCGGAGCCGACGCCCAGCGATCCGTACCGGGTGCACGCCGACAAGCTGCCGACGCCGTTCCCCAGCGTCTCCGTCGGGGTCTCCGACCGGCCGGGCGCGCAGGGGCCCGCCCCCACGCCCACCGTCCCGGCCGGCTGCCCGTCCTCCGGCGTCGTCGTCGACATGGGCGAGGTGGAGGCGGCGCTCGGCCACCGGGCCGTCGGACTCACCCTCACCAACTGCGGCAGCAAGCCGTACCGGGTCCACGGCTACCCGTCCGTCCGGGCCCTGGACGAGGCCGGTGACCCGCTGCCCGTCCCGGTGAACCCCGGCTCCTCCTACATGGGCACCGACCGGGGGCCGAAGGAGGTCATGCTGAAGCCGGGTCGGACCGTGCGCTCGCTCCTGGCCTGGGTCTCCACCCCGACCGGCGGCGACCTCATCGAGGGCGACGCCCTGGAGATCGCACCGGCCCCCGGACTGGAGGCGCGCACCTTCCCGCTCAAGGGCAGCGACGTCCGGCTGCTCGACGAGCTCAACATGACCGCCTGGCGGACCACCCCGTAGCGGAGCGGCGGCGCGGGCTCAGAGGGCGAGCTTGAAGCCCTCGTGGCTGCGGGCGAAGCCCAGCGACTCGTAGAACCGGTGCGCGTCCGCACGCCGCTTGCCGCTGGTCAGCTGCATCAGCCCGCACCCGCGCAGCCGGGCCCGTTCCACCGCCTGCTTCATCAGCTCCCGGCCCAGCCCGCCGCCCCGCCGGTCGGCCCTGACCCGTACCGCCTCGATCAGCACTCGCTCCGCGCCGCCCCTGCCCAGCCCCGGTATGTACGTCGCCTGCGCACAGCCCAGCACGGTGTCGCCGTCCACCAGCACCAGCATCTCGTTGCGCGGGTCGCTCTCGATGGCGGCGAAGGCGCTCTCGTACGCGTCGTCGACCACGACCGAGGCCGGATCGACGACCCGTTCCTCGTCGGCGAGCAGGGCGAGGACGGCGGGCAGGTCGGCGCGGGTGGCGGTGCGAAGGATCATGTTCCGGAGTCTGGCACGGGCGCCGGAGCACCCGGCGCCCGGTGCACCGGGCGCCGGCCCGGCACGGTCAGCGGCGCGCCATGTAGAGGCTGAACGCCTTGTGGAGCACCTTGTTGAGCGGGTAGTCCCACTCGCCGATGTACTCGGCGGCCCGGCCGCCGGTACCGACCTTGAAGCGCAGCAGGCCCAGCAGATGGTTGCTCTCGTCCAGGGTGTCGGTGATGCCGCGCAGGTCGTAGACGGCCGCGCCCCGCTCGTGCGCGTCGCTCATCATCCGCCACTGGATGGCGTTGCTGGGCTGGACCTCGCGCTTGCGGCCGGTCGAGGCACCGTAGGAGTACCAGACGTGGTTCCCGACGGTCAGCATCGTCGCGGCGGAGAGCGTCTCGCCCTCGTACTGGGCGAGGTAGAGCCGCATCCGGTCCGGGTCCTCGGCCCGCAGCGCGGTCCACATCCGCTGGAAGTAGCCGAGCGGACGGGGGATGAAGCGGTCGCGCCCGGCCGTCTCGCGGTACAACTCGTAGAAGGCCGGGAGGTCCTCGTAGTCGCCCTCGACGACCTTGACGCCCGCCTTCTCCGCCTTCTTGATGTTGCGCCGCCACTGCTGGTTCAGATTGCCCCGGATCTCCTCCAGCGACAGCCCGGCGAACGGGACCTGGAAGACGTACCGGGGCTGCCCCGCGCTGAAACCGTCCTCGCTCTCCTCCTCGCCGCGCCGCCAGCCCAGCCCGCTCAGCTGCTTCACGACCTCGTCGGCCCGCGGCTCCCGCGCGTCCGGCTCCACGTCGCGCAGGCGGCCGGCGGCCGGGTCGGCGATGGCGTCCTTCACCGTCCGGGCGTCCCAGCGCCGGGCGACCACCGGCGGGCCCATCCGCACCGAGAACGCGCCCTGCGCCTTCAGATGCGCCAGCATCGGATCCAGCCACTCACGCAGACCGCCGTCGTGCCAGTCGATGACCGGACCCTCCGGCAGATAGGCCAGATAGCGTTTCACCCGGGGGATCGGCCGGTACAGGACGAGCCCGGCCCCGACGATCCGCTCCCGGCCCGCGCCGTCCCGGTCGAACCAGCCGATGCTCTCCGCACGCCAGTCGGGCTTCACGTCGCCCCACGACGGAACCTGCATATGGCTCACGGCCGGCCGGCTCGCGACGAACGCCAGATGCTCCTCGCGGCCGATCGTCCTGAGATGCGGTGCCATGCGGTACTCCGTTCGTTGTGCTGTCGGTGGGTCCGACGGTATCGACGGGGCGTGCTGTTGACCTCAAGCGAACTTGACGTATCAGGGTGGTCCGCAACGGCGCGCCACCCCGGTGCGCCCGCCAGGGAGGTCCCGTCATGAGCGTGCGATTCGAATCCGGTCCCGATCTTGCCCGTAACGATGCCGGACTCGTCAAGGCGAGCACCTGGGACGCAGGCACCCCGGAGCGCATGCGGCGGACGGTCGAGGCCATTCGCGAGGCGTGGGAGAGCCGGGACTGGCCGCATCCGGGACTTCTTTCGTACACCGTCCACGCCGGTGAGGACGGCAGGACCCTGTTCCACTACAGCCAGTGGAGTGGTGAACAGGCGTACCAGGACTTCTTCCGGCACGGCAGGGACGAGCGCAACGCTGACATCGACGCCGCCGTGCCGGGCATCCGGCGGCTCGGGCTGCACACCCTGGAGCTCTACCGTTCCACGCCGCCCCGGGAGGGCGACGGACGGGAGCCGGGCTGTGTCGTGATCGTCGACGTGGAGTTCGACGGCGCGGACAAGGCGCGGCAACGGGACTGGGTGGACACCGTGTTCGAGGCGCTGGGCACCGACCCGGCGCCCGCCCCGGGAGGCATCTCCGGCCACTTCCACGTGAGCACCGACGGGACGCGGGTGCTCAACTACGCCGAATGGGAGAGCGCGGCCGCCCACATCGACGCGCTGGCCGCGCCCGGTGCCGGGATCGGGTCGGGCACGCCGCAGTGGGAACGGGTGCGGTCCTACCCGGGGGTGACCGGCGGCGGGGTGCACCGGTACACGCCCGCGCTCAGCATCCGGCCGAGCGCGGGCGCGTAGGGCCGCTACGGGCGGAAGCGGAGCACCTGCGGGTCGTGGTCGCTGTTCTGATCGGCGAACTCGGCGTTGATGTGCACGCTGTCGTACTGGAAGTCGTCGATCGACGGGCTGGTCAGGATCTGGTCGAGAACCTGGCTGTTGCCCTGGTAGACGTAGCTGTAACGCTCCGAGCGCGGCAGGGACTTGATCGCCGGGTACAGCGCGCCCCCGGCGGTCAGTGCCTCGGCCGTGCCGGAGAACTCGAAGTCGTTGATGTCACCGACGACCAGGACGTCCGCGTTCTTCTGGACGCTCAGCAGCTTCTTGACGAAGGTGTTGACCACCGCGCCCTGCGCGTGCCGCTGGACCTCCGAGGAACGGGACGGCGGCTGGTGCTCCGAGAAGATGGACTCGTCGCCGCCCTTGGACGCGAAGTGGTTGGCGACGACGAAGACCGTACGGCCGCGGAAGCTGAACTCTCCGACGAGCGGCTTGCGGCTGTTCTCCCACGCCGGGTTTGCCGGGTCGATCCGGCCGGGGGAGAGCGTCAGGGCTGCGCGGCCCCGCTCCCGGGCGACATCGGTCGCCGTCGTCGCGTCGCCGCCGGCCCGGTCGGTGAACGAGACCCGCTCCGGGTTGAAGAGGAACACCTGACGGATGTTGCCGCCGGGCTCGCCGCCGTCCTTCTTGTCCTGCGGGTCGATGGAGCGCCAGTCGTACGCCGGACCGCCCGCCGCCACGATCGCGTCGGTGAACTTCTTCACCGTCGCGTCGGCGGCGACCGTGCCGTCGCTCTTCGCGCCGTTGTTGTCCTGGATCTCCTCCAGCGCCACGATGTCGGGCGAGGCGAGGTTGTCGACGACCGCGGCGGCGAGCGCGTCGAACTTCTCCTGCGGGTCGCCGGGGTCGAGGTTCTCGACGTTGTACGTCGCCACGGCCAGCTCGCCGCCGCGCTGCTTGCGGGTGGTCTCCCGGCGCAGGCCCTCGCCGGCGACGGTGCCCATGGTGCGGGCGGTCAGCGTGTAGCCGCCGTACTGGTTGAAGTCGAGCGGGCCCTCGGTCGTACCGGTCAGCACATCGCCCACGTCGGCCTTGGGGAAGGGCTGCTGGGCCAGCGGCACCAGCGACTGGATCTGGATCCGTCCGGTGTTCTGCGAGCCGTACGAGCCGTAGACCGTGCCGCCGCGGCGGGCGTCGTTCTCGCGCGGCTTCACCGTCACCCACAGCTCGGCGTGCGCGTCGGTGGCGCCGACCACCCGCGAGGTGCCGACGCTGATGTTCATGCCTTCGACCGACTCGTAGTAGTCGAGGGCGTAGCGGGACGGCCGCAGGGTCAGCGCGTTGATGGAGCCGCCGGCGGCGGGGTCGCCCTCAGAGGTGTACCGGGAGGGGACCGAGCGCTCCGAGACCCGCACCGGCGCGGGCAGGGCGTTGCCGGAGGACACCACGGTGACGGTGGGCTTGCTGATCTCGGTCAGCGACTGGTTGCCGGAGTCGAGGCCGCCCGGGACGTACTCGGTGACCGTGCCGGAGACGGTGACCGCGTCACCGACCGCGACGGTGGGCGCGGAGCCGGTGTAGACGAAGACGCCCTCGCTGGTGGCGGGGTCGGCGTCGGGGTTCGGGTCCTGGAACCAGAAGCCCTTCGTACCGTACGTCCGCACACCCGTGACGATGCCCGCCACGTCGGCGACCTGCTGGCCGACGAGCGGGGATATCCGGGTGGAGCCCTGGATGTCGTGGATCCGGACCTGGCCGTCCACGGGCAGTTCGGCGGTGGAGGCGGACGCGGAGGTGGTCGCGGCACCGGCGAGCAGACCGGCGGCGAGGGCGGCGGTGACTACGGCGGAGACAGCGGTGGTTCTGGACGATGCGGCAGGCATCACGGGCTCCGGGGGTATCGAGGGTCGGGACGGAGATCTACGCGCGTCAATCTCTTGTGTGCGCAAGGGGGTTGTCAAGGTCTGCCGGGTGTACTGCCGCTGTCCGTTGCATGAACCGGGCGGCATGGGGCGAAATGCGTCTACGCTTGGGCCGCCCGATCCGTACGTGCAGCATGCCCGGTCCGTACGTCCGGTACGCCCGGCCCGTATGTGCGGGCACCTGATCCGTACGTCCGGCACGTAGGTCCGGTCCGCCCGATCCGTACGTCCTCGAGGAGAACCACCTGATGTCCGCAGAGCGCCCCACCCTGCCGCCCGTACGGCTGCGCACCGAGGCCGAGCTGGCTCGGGACGCGCTTGCCGCGCCGCTGCTCGCCCGCGCCGTCCGGCTCGCCCGCTGGGCGGGCCCGGAGACCCGGGTCGGCGCCGGTGGCGAGCTCGTCGACGCCCAACTGCCCGCGGCGGCCGAGCACATCGGCCTGGCGGCCGACGAGGACGGGGCGGCGGAGGCGAGCGAGGCGTGGCGGCTCGCGGTCGACGCGGGGCTCGTCGACGTCGAGGACCCCGGCGAGGACGCCGGACCGGACGCGGAGGGGACCGCCACCGCCGGTGAGGCCCTGGCGCTGGTCACCGGTGGTTCACCGAAGGACGTCCTGTCGATCTGGCTCGACGGCCTGGATGCCGTCCACGCCGACGCCACCGCGCCCGTCTTCGACGACCTCGCCGATCTCGTCGGTGAGGACGGCTCGATCGACTTCGAATCCCTGGACTGGGACCCGGAGGTCGAGGCGGAGTTCCTCGACGGAGTCCTCGGAAATCTGTACCTGCTCACCGTCGGGGACGGCCACGGCGGCACGGACCCGGCCCCCGTGCCGCTGCCCGCCCTCGCCGCGTCGGTGATCGTCCCCGACGACATGGGCGAACCCACCGACGACATCCTTGAGCAGGTGTCCGAGGCGATGATGCGCCTGGACGACCAGTTCCGGGTCCTCGAACCCATCGGCATCGTCGAATACCGCCCGGTGGACGAGGCGTTGCTGGTCGAGGAGGGCGAGGACGCCGCCCCGCCGGCCGACGACGAGGACATCACCCGGTACGGAATGGTGAAGCTGACCCCCCTCGGCCTCTACGGCCTGCGGAGCCGGATGCTGGAGGCCGGCGTGGACGCCCCGGCGATCGGCGACTTCGCGGACAAGGGCGCCGACGCGCTGCTCGGCGGGGTCGCGTACTACCCCGAGGCGGCGGCCCGCAGCGAGGTCGAGCTGTGGCTCGCCCGACGCGGCGGTGCGGACGGCGCGGCGGCCGAACTCCTGGCGGCGTCCCGCGGCACGGACCAGCAGGCGCCGCTGCGCCGGCTGCACTGCCAGCAGGCCCTCGCCCTGGTCGGCGCGGAGGCGGAGCCCGCGGTGCGCGCGGTGCTGGACGACCCCGAGCTGGGCGGCCTCGCCCGGGTCTGGCTCGCGGAGCTGGGTGCCTCCGACGTTCCCGCACCGCCGGAACCGATGATCTTCTGGCTCGCCATCGACACGATCGCGGCCCAGCTGGAGGCCGACGGCGAGCTGGACGAGCTCCAGGGCCTGGTCGAGGGCCTGGCGGGCCAGCACAGCGGCTTCTTCGACGAGGCGTGGCGGGTGGTGCACCCGGCGACCGCCGATGTCCTCGAAGCGATGGGACGGCTGCACAGCGACAAGAAGAAGGCCAAGGAGGCCCGCAAGGCGGCGTTCAAGGCCCGGTCGCGCAAGGGGGCCTGACCTCCGCTCGGGTACGGCACGGGGCGGGGGCTCGGCCCCGGCCGGGTACGGCACGGGCGACGCGAGCGGCCCGGTCCGGGGTGGACGGCGACTTCGGGACATCGCTTCAGGCCAACTGCACAGGAAGGATGCCCCTCGGCGTCGCCCGCAGTTCAACTGGCGTTGGCACAAGGGCGCGACTGTGGGCGCGCCAACAACCCGCCCAGTTGCCCCAGGAGTACGTGATGCCCATCACGCGCAGGGAATTCACCAAGCAGTCCGCCCTCACCGGTGCAGGCGTCGCGCTGACCGGTACCGTCGCTGCACTGGCCACCGCGCCGGGCGCCCTCGCCGCCGGGGACCCGAAGCACGGGCACGGCCACGACGGCCACGGTCACGACCACGGCCATGGCCACGACCGCGAGCCCGGCTACGGGCCGCTGGTCGCCGACCCCGAGGGCATACTCGCGCTCCCCGCCGGCTTCTCGTACCAGGTCATCACCCACTGCGGGGTCACCAAGCTGGAGAGCGGCGAGTTCACCCCCTCCAACCACGACGGCACGGCCACCTTCGAGGGCCCGCGCGGTGTCACCCTGCTCGTCAACAACCACGAGCTCAGCGGTACCCGGGCCGGCTGGGAGCACCCGGTGCCGCTCACCGAGGGCCTCGTCTACGACCCGGTCGCGGCCGGCGGCTGCACCGTCGTGGAGACCCGCCGCGACGGCCGTACCGCCGAGTGGGTCGGCATCGCCGGCACCTCCACCAACTGCGCCGGTGGCGCCACCCCGTGGGGCACCTGGCTCACCTGCGAGGAGACCGAGGACAAGGCGGGCAAGAACGGCCTGCTCAAGGACCACGGCTACGTCTTCGAGGTCGACCCGTACGACCGGCGCGCCAACCGTGACCCGCACCCGATCAAGGCGTTCGGCCGGTACGCCCACGAGGCCGTCGTCATCGACCCCAAGCAGGGCCACGCCTACCTGACCGAGGACGCCTCCGGCCCCAACGGACTGCTCTACCGCTGGGTCCCGCCGCACGGCTTCCGGCACGGCCGCGGCAAGCTGCGCACGCTCGCCGACGACGCCGGTGTCCTCCAGGCCACCAAGTGCTTCGACAGCAACGGCAAGTTCGTCGACGACCTGTCCCGCGCCACGAAGATCGGCACGGTGTACGGCGTGGACTGGGTCGACGTACCCGACCGTGACGCCAAGTCCGTCTCGGTGCGCAAGCAGTTCGCCGACGGCGAGATCACCCGGGCCCGCAAGCTCGAAGGCATGTGGTGGGGCGACGGCGGCGCCTACATCGTCTCCTCGTTCGCCCGCTCCGAGAGCCCCGTCCAGCACGACGGCCAGGTCTGGTTCTACGACCCCAAGCGCCGCACCCTGACGCTGAAGGTGCTCCTCGGCGTGAACGCCGACCCGTCGAAGGACGGCGCGTTCGACGGCCCGGACAACATCACCGTCTCGCCTTACGGCGGACTGGTCATCGCCGAGGACGGCGAAGGCGTCCAGCACCTCTTCGGCGCGACCGAGAGCGGCCGCACCTACCCCATCGCGCGCAACGACCTGAACATCGGCAGCGAGGAGGAGCCGGAGTACAGCGAGTTCACCGGTGTCACGTTCTCGCCCGACGGCAGGACGCTGTACGCCAACATCCAGACGCCGGGCATCATGCTCGCCATCACCGGCCCGTGGAAGCGCCAGCCGAACCGCGGCTGACGGCCTGTCGCCGGATTACCGGCAACGGCGTCCTCTCAGGCCGGCGCGCGTAAATCCCTCGCGCGCCGGCCGGGCATCCCCCTAGAGTCCTGTCCGTGCCCAGGTGCGCAGGCAGGACCTACTTCCACTGATAATGGGGATGTCGCGGGTTCGAGTCCCGCCACCGGATTTCGGTCCGGTGTAGCTCAGTCGGCAGAGCACCTTCGTCGGTTCCGCCGACCTTGAACTCTGGGCACCACAACTTCATCAGCACGACTGCATGGCACCTCCCGGTGCGCAGGCTGCGGCTACTTCCTCTCACGAACCCGCCGCCGCCGACTCTGATCTCGGGAGGCACAGACGCCGGGGGGTGCCCGGTGCGCAGGCGACGGATACTTCCATTGAACTGACGGTTGCGGGTTCGAGTCCCGCCCGGCCACGGCCGGTAGCTCAATCGGGTAGAGCATCAGTAAGCCCGTCGCCGACTTCTGATCTCGGGCACCCTTTTCCGCTGTGCCCTCCCCCAATGAATTCGGGGGAATTCTGATGGCACGCTTCAACACCCGCACCGCCGGGCCCCGCGCCACCTCGCCCGTGCGGACGACCGGGCGCACCGCGCCGACCCATCAGGGCGGCCGGGGATATCTGCGCGACAACCGCTCCGAACTCTTCCTGCTCGCGGTCGCCAATTTCGTTTCGCAGCAGACCTTTTACGAGGACGGCGAGCAGCGCGACGAGCGCTTCGCCGAACTGGTGCGGGTGCTCGCCGTCGGTGATCCCGAGTGGACCGCCGGCCTGCTGCACTGGCTGCGCCGCGACGGCCGGATGCGTACCGCCTCGATCGTCGGCGCCGCCGAGTACGTGAAGGCGCGGCTGGACGCGGGCGCCGAGGACGGACCGGCCAACCGCCAGGTCGTCGACTCCGTCCTGCTGCGCGCCGACGAGCCCGGGGAACTCCTCGGGTACTGGACCTCCCGCTACGGCCGGGCCGTGCCCAAGCCGGTCAAGCGCGGCATCGCCGATGCCGTGCGCCGGCTCTACAACGGCAGGTCGCTGCTGAAGTACGACACCGCGTCCAAGGGCTACCGCTTCGGCGACATCCTGAACCTGGTGCACGCCTCGCCCGACCCGCAGAAGCCGTGGCAGGGCGAACTGTTCCGGTACGCCCTCGACCGCCGCCACCACCCCGAGGCGGCCGTGGTGCCGGTCTCGGACCGGGTTCTGAACGCCCACCGCGCGCTGATGGAGCTGCCCGTCGGGGAGCGGCGGGCCGTGGTCGAGAGCGTCGGCGGGGCGGACCGGCTGGCCGCCGCGGGCATGA
Coding sequences within it:
- the dapA gene encoding 4-hydroxy-tetrahydrodipicolinate synthase, whose product is MTSPVAPFRRALCAMITPFTDSGELDPDAAGKHAAALVADGCDGLVLSGTTGESPTTTDAEKTALLRAVRAAVGDGVPIVAGVGSADTRHTIALARQAEQAGADGLLVVTPYYSRPPQPAVEAHFRSVADASGLPLMLYDIPGRTGTRIEPETLLRLAEHPRIVAVKDCAYDLLGSTKVIGATSLAYYSGCEELNLPLYAVGAAGYVSTVANVAPRALRAVLDAFDAGDTARAARLNLLVLPLAEAMMASGLPGTVTAKALLGAGPVREPLQPAGRGATDGLRRAYEELLRATD
- a CDS encoding DUF4232 domain-containing protein is translated as MRGLTWAGTGRRGPLAAGLLAGVLGLTLSGCAGFLVPAGEGEPEPTPSDPYRVHADKLPTPFPSVSVGVSDRPGAQGPAPTPTVPAGCPSSGVVVDMGEVEAALGHRAVGLTLTNCGSKPYRVHGYPSVRALDEAGDPLPVPVNPGSSYMGTDRGPKEVMLKPGRTVRSLLAWVSTPTGGDLIEGDALEIAPAPGLEARTFPLKGSDVRLLDELNMTAWRTTP
- a CDS encoding GNAT family N-acetyltransferase, with amino-acid sequence MILRTATRADLPAVLALLADEERVVDPASVVVDDAYESAFAAIESDPRNEMLVLVDGDTVLGCAQATYIPGLGRGGAERVLIEAVRVRADRRGGGLGRELMKQAVERARLRGCGLMQLTSGKRRADAHRFYESLGFARSHEGFKLAL
- a CDS encoding lipid II:glycine glycyltransferase FemX: MAPHLRTIGREEHLAFVASRPAVSHMQVPSWGDVKPDWRAESIGWFDRDGAGRERIVGAGLVLYRPIPRVKRYLAYLPEGPVIDWHDGGLREWLDPMLAHLKAQGAFSVRMGPPVVARRWDARTVKDAIADPAAGRLRDVEPDAREPRADEVVKQLSGLGWRRGEEESEDGFSAGQPRYVFQVPFAGLSLEEIRGNLNQQWRRNIKKAEKAGVKVVEGDYEDLPAFYELYRETAGRDRFIPRPLGYFQRMWTALRAEDPDRMRLYLAQYEGETLSAATMLTVGNHVWYSYGASTGRKREVQPSNAIQWRMMSDAHERGAAVYDLRGITDTLDESNHLLGLLRFKVGTGGRAAEYIGEWDYPLNKVLHKAFSLYMARR
- a CDS encoding antibiotic biosynthesis monooxygenase; this encodes MSVRFESGPDLARNDAGLVKASTWDAGTPERMRRTVEAIREAWESRDWPHPGLLSYTVHAGEDGRTLFHYSQWSGEQAYQDFFRHGRDERNADIDAAVPGIRRLGLHTLELYRSTPPREGDGREPGCVVIVDVEFDGADKARQRDWVDTVFEALGTDPAPAPGGISGHFHVSTDGTRVLNYAEWESAAAHIDALAAPGAGIGSGTPQWERVRSYPGVTGGGVHRYTPALSIRPSAGA
- a CDS encoding endonuclease/exonuclease/phosphatase family protein, which codes for MPAASSRTTAVSAVVTAALAAGLLAGAATTSASASTAELPVDGQVRIHDIQGSTRISPLVGQQVADVAGIVTGVRTYGTKGFWFQDPNPDADPATSEGVFVYTGSAPTVAVGDAVTVSGTVTEYVPGGLDSGNQSLTEISKPTVTVVSSGNALPAPVRVSERSVPSRYTSEGDPAAGGSINALTLRPSRYALDYYESVEGMNISVGTSRVVGATDAHAELWVTVKPRENDARRGGTVYGSYGSQNTGRIQIQSLVPLAQQPFPKADVGDVLTGTTEGPLDFNQYGGYTLTARTMGTVAGEGLRRETTRKQRGGELAVATYNVENLDPGDPQEKFDALAAAVVDNLASPDIVALEEIQDNNGAKSDGTVAADATVKKFTDAIVAAGGPAYDWRSIDPQDKKDGGEPGGNIRQVFLFNPERVSFTDRAGGDATTATDVARERGRAALTLSPGRIDPANPAWENSRKPLVGEFSFRGRTVFVVANHFASKGGDESIFSEHQPPSRSSEVQRHAQGAVVNTFVKKLLSVQKNADVLVVGDINDFEFSGTAEALTAGGALYPAIKSLPRSERYSYVYQGNSQVLDQILTSPSIDDFQYDSVHINAEFADQNSDHDPQVLRFRP
- a CDS encoding alkaline phosphatase PhoX, whose amino-acid sequence is MPITRREFTKQSALTGAGVALTGTVAALATAPGALAAGDPKHGHGHDGHGHDHGHGHDREPGYGPLVADPEGILALPAGFSYQVITHCGVTKLESGEFTPSNHDGTATFEGPRGVTLLVNNHELSGTRAGWEHPVPLTEGLVYDPVAAGGCTVVETRRDGRTAEWVGIAGTSTNCAGGATPWGTWLTCEETEDKAGKNGLLKDHGYVFEVDPYDRRANRDPHPIKAFGRYAHEAVVIDPKQGHAYLTEDASGPNGLLYRWVPPHGFRHGRGKLRTLADDAGVLQATKCFDSNGKFVDDLSRATKIGTVYGVDWVDVPDRDAKSVSVRKQFADGEITRARKLEGMWWGDGGAYIVSSFARSESPVQHDGQVWFYDPKRRTLTLKVLLGVNADPSKDGAFDGPDNITVSPYGGLVIAEDGEGVQHLFGATESGRTYPIARNDLNIGSEEEPEYSEFTGVTFSPDGRTLYANIQTPGIMLAITGPWKRQPNRG